In Streptomyces sp. NBC_01408, one DNA window encodes the following:
- a CDS encoding MaoC/PaaZ C-terminal domain-containing protein, whose product MPIDAAKALAATPRLGAIGWDHKDIQLYHLGLGAGRPANDPDELRYTLESKLHVLPSFATVAGAGMAMLGGLAAPGIEVNLAAVLHGGHSIELHRPIPVKGEATSTSRVAAVYDKGKAAVIVLRSEVADADGPLWTSDAQLFVRGEGGFGGERGPSVTSGQPERAPDRTEERHIREDQALLYRLSGDWNPLHADPEFAKLAGFDQPILHGLCSYGMTLKAVVDTVLGGDVSRVRAYRTRFAGIVFPGETLRIRMWQESGRVLVSVTAVERDDAPVLADTVVEHS is encoded by the coding sequence ATGCCGATCGATGCCGCCAAGGCCCTCGCCGCCACCCCCCGTCTGGGGGCCATCGGCTGGGACCACAAGGACATCCAGCTCTACCACCTCGGCCTCGGCGCGGGCCGCCCCGCCAACGACCCCGACGAGCTGCGCTACACCCTGGAGTCCAAGCTCCACGTGCTGCCCAGCTTCGCGACGGTCGCCGGTGCGGGCATGGCCATGCTCGGCGGCCTCGCCGCCCCCGGCATCGAGGTCAACCTCGCCGCCGTCCTGCACGGCGGGCACTCCATCGAGCTGCACCGGCCCATCCCGGTCAAGGGCGAGGCCACCTCCACTTCCAGGGTCGCCGCCGTCTACGACAAGGGCAAGGCCGCGGTGATCGTGCTGCGTTCCGAGGTCGCGGACGCCGACGGGCCGCTGTGGACGAGCGACGCGCAGCTCTTCGTACGGGGCGAGGGCGGGTTCGGCGGCGAACGCGGCCCCTCCGTCACCTCCGGGCAGCCCGAGCGCGCCCCCGACCGCACCGAGGAGCGGCACATCCGGGAGGACCAGGCGCTGCTCTACCGGCTCTCCGGCGACTGGAACCCCCTGCACGCCGACCCCGAGTTCGCCAAGCTGGCCGGCTTCGACCAGCCGATCCTGCACGGCCTGTGCTCGTACGGGATGACCCTCAAGGCCGTCGTCGACACGGTCCTGGGCGGGGACGTCTCCCGGGTCCGCGCCTACCGCACGCGCTTCGCCGGGATCGTCTTCCCCGGCGAGACGCTGCGCATCCGGATGTGGCAGGAGTCCGGCCGCGTCCTGGTGTCGGTGACCGCCGTCGAACGGGACGACGCGCCGGTCCTCGCCGACACCGTCGTCGAACACTCGTAG
- a CDS encoding 3-oxoacyl-ACP reductase — protein sequence MSMPLEGLCAIVTGAGRGLGRAEAVELARLGASVVVNDFGQPGRDGSGEASAAPAEEVAAEIRAAGGQAVAHLGDVADFEQARQLVDLAVSSFGKLDILVNNAGILRDRMVFSMSEEEWDSVIRVHLKGHFNTTHFASVHWRERSKAAGGPVYGRIVNTSSEAFLGGSAGQPNYAAAKGGIVGLTTSTALALAKYGVTANAICPRARTRMTEDVFAGFQVPEEGKLDALAPEHVSPLVGYLASPAAAKANGQLFVVHGGIVVVMERPKVAAKFDTGKEAFSFEELDEVLTPHYDSRPANETFAATEVLGLKHD from the coding sequence ATGTCAATGCCACTTGAGGGGCTCTGCGCCATCGTCACGGGCGCGGGCCGCGGCCTCGGCCGGGCCGAGGCGGTCGAACTCGCCAGGCTCGGCGCGAGCGTGGTCGTCAACGACTTCGGCCAGCCCGGCCGCGACGGCTCCGGCGAGGCCTCGGCGGCCCCGGCGGAGGAGGTCGCCGCGGAGATCCGCGCGGCGGGCGGGCAGGCGGTCGCGCACCTGGGGGACGTGGCCGACTTCGAGCAGGCGCGCCAGCTGGTCGACCTGGCGGTGAGCAGCTTCGGCAAGCTCGACATCCTGGTCAACAACGCGGGCATCCTGCGGGACCGGATGGTCTTCTCGATGTCGGAGGAGGAGTGGGACTCGGTGATCCGGGTCCACCTCAAGGGTCACTTCAACACCACCCACTTCGCGTCCGTGCACTGGCGCGAGCGGTCGAAGGCGGCGGGCGGACCGGTCTACGGCCGGATCGTCAACACCTCCTCCGAGGCCTTCCTCGGCGGCTCGGCCGGCCAGCCGAACTACGCGGCGGCCAAGGGCGGCATCGTCGGCCTGACCACCTCGACCGCCCTCGCGCTGGCGAAGTACGGGGTGACGGCCAACGCCATCTGCCCGCGCGCCCGCACCCGGATGACGGAGGACGTCTTCGCGGGCTTCCAGGTCCCGGAGGAGGGCAAGCTGGACGCCCTCGCCCCCGAGCACGTCTCCCCGCTCGTCGGCTACCTGGCCTCGCCCGCCGCGGCCAAGGCCAACGGGCAGCTGTTCGTCGTACACGGCGGGATCGTGGTCGTGATGGAACGCCCCAAGGTGGCGGCCAAGTTCGACACCGGCAAGGAGGCCTTCTCCTTCGAGGAGCTCGACGAGGTCCTGACCCCGCACTACGACTCCCGCCCGGCGAACGAGACGTTCGCCGCGACGGAGGTCCTGGGCCTCAAGCACGACTAG
- a CDS encoding Zn-dependent alcohol dehydrogenase, translated as MRAALQSEIGQDKLEVVDDMEAVGLGPGKVKIRIKATGLCHSDLSAMSGILPQPAPFIPGHEGSGVIADVGDGVTSHKIGDRVLVCWLPPCGHCPACRRGQGHLCLESLVNAGIPNFKRAGGDIFGFAATGTFAEELVVDAKCAVPIPDDVPFDIAALIGCGVTTGLGAAINTAKVEAGSSVAVIGCGGVGISVIQGAKVQGAAQIVAVDPVESRRGAALRFGASEAVAPDAFDDAKNRITGGEGFDYVFEVVGKSATAQTAYKMTRRGGSVVIVGAGALDDNFQIDMFSLFFDEKKILPSMYGGGDVLRSYERTIALWRAGRVDLESLITHRVQLAEINDALDQMRTGTALRTCIEI; from the coding sequence GTGCGCGCAGCACTGCAGAGCGAGATCGGCCAGGACAAGCTCGAGGTCGTCGACGACATGGAGGCCGTGGGCCTCGGTCCCGGCAAGGTGAAGATCCGGATCAAGGCCACCGGCCTGTGCCACTCGGACCTCTCCGCGATGAGCGGCATCCTGCCGCAGCCCGCCCCCTTCATCCCGGGCCACGAGGGCTCCGGGGTGATCGCCGACGTCGGTGACGGGGTCACCAGCCACAAGATCGGCGACCGGGTCCTCGTCTGCTGGCTGCCGCCGTGCGGCCACTGCCCCGCCTGCAGGCGCGGCCAGGGCCACCTGTGCCTGGAGAGCCTGGTCAACGCGGGCATCCCCAACTTCAAGCGCGCGGGCGGGGACATCTTCGGCTTCGCCGCCACCGGCACCTTCGCCGAGGAACTCGTCGTCGACGCCAAGTGCGCCGTACCGATCCCCGACGACGTGCCCTTCGACATCGCCGCCCTCATCGGCTGCGGGGTCACCACCGGGCTCGGCGCGGCCATCAACACCGCCAAGGTGGAGGCCGGGTCCTCGGTCGCCGTCATCGGCTGCGGCGGCGTCGGCATATCCGTCATCCAGGGCGCCAAGGTGCAGGGCGCGGCGCAGATCGTCGCCGTCGACCCGGTGGAGTCGCGGCGCGGGGCCGCCCTGCGGTTCGGCGCCAGCGAGGCGGTCGCCCCGGACGCCTTCGACGACGCCAAGAACCGGATCACCGGCGGCGAGGGCTTCGACTACGTCTTCGAGGTCGTCGGCAAGTCCGCGACCGCGCAGACCGCGTACAAGATGACCCGGCGCGGCGGCAGCGTGGTCATCGTCGGCGCGGGAGCGCTGGACGACAACTTCCAGATCGACATGTTCTCGCTGTTCTTCGACGAGAAGAAGATCCTGCCGTCGATGTACGGCGGCGGCGACGTGCTCCGCTCCTACGAGCGCACCATCGCACTGTGGCGGGCCGGCCGGGTGGACCTGGAGAGCCTGATCACGCACCGGGTGCAGCTCGCCGAGATCAACGACGCCCTCGACCAGATGCGTACGGGCACGGCCCTGCGCACCTGCATCGAGATCTGA
- a CDS encoding ABC transporter substrate-binding protein, translating to MSFRRRGTAAVALAAAAALVLTACGGKDGEAAKGDKAGGGGKQAVAQGGKEFGDAAAKTAAFGTTAQAGQFPRTITHAMGSTELKAAPKRVVVLDVGELDNVVSLGMQPVGYAPSEGDESIPDYLKKDAGEPKSVGTINNLNLEAVNALKPDLILGSQLRAADKYDALSKIAPTVFSIRPGFTWKENFLLNAAALDRTAEAKTKLAAYEAKAVKLGEDLGEKKPTVTMLRHMPGKTRLYAGASFIGTILKDSGIPRPQNQQAEELAVEISPERMDEAAADWIFTGVYGPKDKTKRDSAEANPLWKGLEAVQQGRAVDVPDETWYLGLGVTAADKVLDDLRGHLVK from the coding sequence ATGTCCTTCCGACGCCGCGGAACAGCCGCCGTCGCACTCGCGGCCGCCGCCGCACTCGTCCTCACCGCCTGCGGCGGCAAGGACGGCGAGGCGGCCAAGGGCGACAAGGCCGGGGGCGGCGGCAAGCAGGCCGTCGCCCAGGGCGGCAAGGAGTTCGGCGACGCGGCGGCGAAGACGGCCGCCTTCGGCACCACCGCCCAGGCCGGCCAGTTCCCGCGCACCATCACCCACGCCATGGGCTCCACCGAGCTCAAGGCCGCCCCCAAGCGGGTCGTGGTGCTCGACGTCGGAGAGCTCGACAACGTCGTCTCGCTGGGCATGCAGCCCGTCGGCTACGCGCCGTCCGAGGGCGACGAGTCCATCCCCGACTACCTGAAGAAGGATGCCGGCGAGCCCAAGTCGGTCGGCACCATCAACAACCTCAACCTCGAAGCGGTCAACGCCCTCAAGCCCGACCTGATCCTCGGCAGCCAGCTGCGCGCCGCGGACAAGTACGACGCGCTCTCCAAGATCGCCCCGACCGTGTTCTCCATCCGCCCGGGCTTCACGTGGAAGGAGAACTTCCTGCTCAACGCCGCAGCCCTGGACAGGACCGCCGAGGCGAAGACCAAGCTGGCGGCCTACGAGGCCAAGGCGGTCAAGCTCGGCGAGGACCTCGGCGAGAAGAAGCCGACCGTCACGATGCTGCGCCACATGCCGGGCAAGACCCGTCTCTACGCCGGGGCCTCCTTCATCGGCACGATCCTGAAGGACTCCGGCATCCCGCGCCCGCAGAACCAGCAGGCCGAGGAACTGGCCGTCGAGATCAGCCCGGAGCGGATGGACGAGGCCGCCGCCGACTGGATCTTCACCGGGGTCTACGGACCCAAGGACAAGACCAAGCGCGACTCCGCCGAGGCCAACCCGCTGTGGAAGGGGCTGGAGGCCGTGCAGCAGGGCCGCGCGGTGGATGTCCCGGACGAGACCTGGTACCTGGGCCTGGGCGTGACCGCCGCGGACAAGGTCCTGGACGACCTCCGCGGCCACCTGGTCAAGTAG